A window of Tautonia plasticadhaerens contains these coding sequences:
- the recR gene encoding recombination mediator RecR, translating to MTRAEAGEPGPTPVSVASGASGTVDRLVRALGRLPGIGAKSAERLAHHLLRCPPEEAIELAEAIRAAKDQIRHCEVCAHLTEAGQDRCAFCRDPRRDPGLICVVEQSRDLMAIEKAGSYNGLYHVLLGRLAPLNGVFEDQLNLPKLDARVREGGVREVILATNPTLEGDATARLVADRLADAGVPITRLARGLASGGSLEFANKEMLADALQGRRRV from the coding sequence GTGACCCGGGCCGAGGCCGGCGAGCCCGGGCCGACCCCGGTCTCGGTCGCATCGGGGGCCTCGGGGACCGTCGACCGGCTCGTCCGGGCCCTGGGGAGGTTGCCGGGCATCGGCGCCAAGAGCGCCGAGCGGCTGGCCCACCACCTGCTCCGCTGCCCCCCCGAGGAGGCGATCGAGCTGGCCGAGGCGATCCGGGCCGCGAAGGACCAGATCCGCCACTGCGAAGTCTGCGCCCACCTGACCGAGGCCGGGCAGGATCGCTGCGCCTTCTGCCGGGACCCCCGGCGCGACCCGGGCCTGATCTGCGTCGTCGAGCAATCCCGGGACCTGATGGCGATCGAGAAGGCCGGGTCTTACAACGGGCTCTACCACGTCCTGCTCGGCCGGCTCGCGCCGCTGAACGGGGTGTTCGAGGACCAGCTCAACCTGCCGAAGCTGGACGCCCGGGTCCGGGAGGGCGGGGTCCGCGAGGTGATCCTGGCCACCAACCCGACGCTGGAGGGCGACGCCACAGCCCGCCTCGTGGCCGATCGCCTGGCCGACGCCGGGGTTCCGATCACCCGGCTCGCCCGGGGCCTGGCCTCGGGCGGCTCGCTGGAGTTCGCCAACAAGGAGATGCTGGCCGACGCCCTCCAGGGCCGCCGGCGCGTCTGA
- a CDS encoding M16 family metallopeptidase, with the protein MARRRTAEALPVPHGDLPVVERTLPNGLRALILPRPRAAVVVCDLYYPVGSVDEPEGKTGLAHFVEHMLFKGTRRFPKGQLDRLTFVSAGEVNAETDEDCTHYWFRFPRDRWELALDLEADRMRGALFDPSEVESERRVIDEERARELDSPTGRLDEQFLLNCYTAHPYRNPILGWPEHLDSITVDDLKSFYDTHYRPDGAVLVLAGDLDPDAAFDAVSARFGPIRPGRGARRHPSTVEPPQREARRFELKEPDAIARGLIGWHSVARGHADSPALGVTADLLSCGRRSRLWDALVERGRLATYVDALHEPSHLAGQMMVQVEAVPGVDPRRIEAAVRKELDRLAAEGPTSEELLRSRRRLEAAWRWQQDDLPGLAGGLGVTALWGRWTDWPDEHRAALSVSADDVRRVASAYLCAEGSTVGWALPRNGRATVSLMPATAANPAPSPQLSPARTAAASSAMPTASPRSSAPTLPDYRPRSRVLDNGLRVITERHPGAGVVALELFVDADSTREAVPGAAYLTGRLLEEGTGRRSAEELAEAVEDVGAVLDAGSTGASLEIRAEDLALGIEVLADLVRRPTFPGDAVSWAKRRTVAELRGDRDDPAFRADLLFRGLVYGDHPYARDSRGTPRQLSGLTRDDVVAHHRRYFAPDNAVLVAVGDYEPRALRTLLARHFGDWRPVGRPAPPVPMPRRSSRPRTRRVDHPGEQVHLMIGHLGVERRHPDFEALAVLDHVFGSGPGFTDRLSASLRDDLGLAYSVSGGMTDSADRAAGVFRVYVGTGPDEAELAVSAVLDQIRALHRGDFGDEEVAQAVHYLRGSWVFDYQTVSQRSDRLVDLAYYGLPLDDPIRMPARLARLSPSDIRRVARRHIDPTALVRVEYGPLRGRARRRSARPECA; encoded by the coding sequence ATGGCCCGACGTCGGACCGCCGAGGCCCTCCCCGTCCCCCACGGCGACCTCCCGGTCGTCGAGCGGACGCTCCCCAACGGCCTCCGGGCGCTGATCCTGCCCCGGCCGAGGGCGGCGGTGGTCGTCTGCGACCTGTATTACCCGGTCGGCTCGGTCGACGAGCCCGAGGGGAAGACGGGGCTGGCCCACTTCGTCGAGCACATGCTCTTCAAGGGGACCAGGCGGTTCCCCAAGGGGCAGCTCGACCGCCTCACCTTCGTCAGCGCCGGCGAGGTCAACGCTGAGACCGACGAGGACTGCACCCACTACTGGTTCCGGTTCCCCCGGGATCGCTGGGAGCTGGCCCTCGACCTCGAGGCCGACCGCATGAGGGGCGCCCTGTTTGACCCCTCGGAGGTGGAGTCGGAGCGTCGGGTGATCGACGAGGAGCGGGCCCGGGAGCTAGACTCCCCCACCGGCCGGCTCGACGAGCAGTTCCTCCTGAACTGTTACACCGCCCACCCCTACCGCAACCCGATCCTCGGCTGGCCCGAGCACCTGGACTCGATCACCGTCGACGACCTGAAGTCGTTCTACGACACGCACTACCGTCCCGACGGCGCCGTGCTGGTGCTGGCCGGGGACCTCGACCCGGATGCGGCCTTCGACGCCGTCTCCGCCCGATTCGGCCCGATCCGGCCCGGCCGGGGGGCCCGCCGGCATCCCTCGACGGTCGAGCCCCCGCAGCGGGAGGCCCGGCGGTTCGAGCTGAAGGAGCCCGACGCGATCGCCCGGGGCCTGATCGGCTGGCACAGCGTCGCCCGGGGTCATGCCGACTCCCCGGCCCTCGGCGTGACGGCCGACCTGCTTAGCTGCGGCCGACGCTCCCGGCTCTGGGACGCCCTGGTCGAGCGCGGGAGGCTGGCGACCTACGTCGACGCCCTGCACGAGCCCTCCCACCTGGCCGGACAGATGATGGTCCAGGTCGAGGCCGTGCCCGGGGTCGACCCGAGGCGGATCGAGGCCGCCGTCCGCAAGGAGCTGGACCGCCTCGCCGCCGAGGGGCCGACCTCCGAGGAACTGCTCCGCTCCCGTCGTCGCCTGGAGGCCGCCTGGCGATGGCAGCAGGACGACCTGCCCGGCCTGGCCGGGGGCCTCGGCGTGACCGCCCTCTGGGGCCGCTGGACCGACTGGCCGGACGAGCACCGGGCCGCCCTGTCGGTGTCGGCCGACGACGTCCGGCGGGTCGCGTCGGCCTACCTCTGCGCCGAGGGCTCGACGGTCGGCTGGGCGCTGCCCCGGAACGGCCGGGCGACCGTCTCGCTGATGCCGGCGACGGCCGCCAATCCGGCCCCGAGCCCACAGCTTTCCCCGGCCCGGACCGCCGCCGCCTCGTCGGCCATGCCGACCGCCTCCCCCCGCTCGTCCGCCCCGACCCTGCCGGACTACCGGCCGAGGTCCCGGGTGCTGGACAACGGCCTCCGGGTGATCACCGAGCGCCATCCCGGCGCCGGGGTCGTCGCCCTCGAACTCTTCGTCGACGCCGATTCGACCCGGGAGGCCGTGCCCGGCGCCGCCTACCTCACCGGCCGGCTGCTGGAGGAGGGGACCGGACGGCGGTCGGCCGAGGAGCTGGCCGAGGCGGTCGAGGACGTGGGCGCCGTGCTCGACGCGGGCTCCACCGGGGCCTCGTTGGAGATCCGGGCCGAGGACCTGGCCCTGGGGATCGAGGTCCTGGCCGACCTGGTCCGCCGCCCCACCTTCCCCGGGGACGCCGTCTCCTGGGCCAAGCGGCGGACCGTCGCCGAGCTGCGGGGGGACCGGGACGACCCGGCCTTCCGCGCCGACCTGCTGTTCCGGGGCCTCGTCTACGGCGACCACCCCTACGCCCGGGACTCCCGGGGGACCCCCCGACAGCTCTCCGGCCTGACCCGGGACGACGTGGTGGCGCACCACCGCCGCTACTTCGCCCCGGACAACGCCGTGCTCGTCGCCGTCGGCGACTACGAGCCCCGGGCCCTCCGCACCCTGCTGGCCCGGCACTTCGGCGACTGGAGGCCGGTCGGCCGCCCCGCCCCCCCCGTGCCGATGCCCCGCCGGTCGAGCCGGCCGAGGACCCGGCGGGTCGACCACCCGGGGGAGCAGGTCCACCTGATGATCGGGCACCTGGGCGTGGAGCGTCGGCACCCGGACTTCGAGGCCCTGGCGGTGCTCGACCACGTCTTCGGCTCGGGCCCGGGCTTCACCGACCGCCTCAGCGCCTCGCTCCGGGACGACCTGGGCCTGGCCTACAGCGTCTCCGGCGGCATGACCGACTCGGCCGACCGCGCCGCCGGGGTCTTCCGGGTCTACGTCGGCACCGGACCGGACGAGGCGGAGCTCGCCGTCTCGGCGGTGCTCGACCAGATCCGGGCCCTGCACCGGGGCGACTTCGGCGACGAGGAGGTGGCCCAGGCGGTCCACTACCTCCGGGGCTCCTGGGTCTTCGACTACCAGACCGTCAGCCAGCGGTCCGACCGCCTGGTCGACCTCGCCTACTACGGGCTGCCGCTGGACGACCCGATCCGGATGCCGGCCCGGCTCGCCCGGCTGTCGCCGTCGGACATCCGCCGGGTCGCCCGCCGCCACATCGACCCGACCGCCCTCGTCCGGGTCGAGTACGGGCCGCTCCGGGGCCGGGCCCGCCGCCGGTCCGCCCGGCCCGAGTGCGCCTGA
- a CDS encoding YceH family protein, whose protein sequence is MSEGIAERRWGPLSARERRVLGVLVEKQKTTPDAYPMSISALVTGSNQKSNRDPVSSYDADDVEQTLISLRKKGAAIQVEGSGRVEKWKHNLYEWLDLKGQAVAMAVLAELLLRGPQTVGELRGRAARMVSAKESQIREGKPNTLRDLDELQEVLDFLAARDLVVVLSPPGQKRGVVVTHGLCPPEELERERQEVLHAGPPAEDEPRSPRPSPPRGEGPPGWAAEVAALRDEVETLRSSLEALSAEVRTLKESLGS, encoded by the coding sequence ATGAGCGAAGGGATCGCGGAGCGGCGATGGGGCCCCCTGTCTGCCCGGGAGCGTCGGGTGCTGGGCGTCCTGGTCGAGAAGCAGAAGACGACGCCGGACGCCTATCCGATGTCGATCTCGGCGCTGGTGACCGGCAGCAACCAGAAGTCCAACCGCGACCCGGTGTCGTCCTACGACGCCGACGACGTCGAGCAGACGCTCATCTCCCTGAGGAAGAAGGGGGCGGCGATCCAGGTCGAGGGGAGCGGCCGGGTCGAGAAGTGGAAGCACAACCTCTACGAGTGGCTCGACCTGAAGGGCCAGGCCGTCGCCATGGCCGTGCTCGCCGAGCTGCTGCTGCGGGGCCCCCAGACCGTGGGAGAGCTGCGAGGGCGGGCGGCCCGAATGGTCAGCGCCAAGGAGAGCCAGATCCGGGAAGGCAAGCCGAACACGCTCCGGGACCTGGACGAGTTGCAGGAGGTCCTCGATTTCCTGGCCGCCCGGGACCTGGTCGTGGTCCTCTCGCCGCCGGGCCAGAAGCGGGGGGTGGTGGTGACGCACGGGCTCTGCCCGCCGGAGGAGCTGGAGCGGGAGCGCCAGGAGGTCCTCCACGCCGGGCCGCCGGCCGAGGACGAGCCCCGGTCCCCCCGGCCCTCCCCCCCGCGGGGGGAGGGCCCTCCCGGATGGGCGGCCGAGGTGGCGGCGTTGCGGGACGAGGTGGAGACGCTCCGGTCCTCGCTGGAGGCGCTCTCGGCGGAGGTCCGGACGCTGAAAGAGTCCCTGGGGTCCTGA
- a CDS encoding YbaB/EbfC family nucleoid-associated protein, whose protein sequence is MGVPAVFGNLGNLADLMKNAGKIREQMEQAAEQLGGLRVEGEAGGSVKAVVNGRLELISVRIDPKLAAGGDVELMEDLVTAAVNQAMGRAREEAARAMTGGMGLDMPGLDSLFPGGGRP, encoded by the coding sequence ATGGGGGTCCCCGCCGTGTTCGGAAACCTGGGCAACCTCGCCGACCTGATGAAGAACGCCGGCAAGATCCGAGAGCAGATGGAACAGGCCGCCGAGCAGCTCGGCGGGCTCCGGGTGGAGGGGGAGGCCGGCGGGTCGGTCAAGGCGGTCGTCAACGGCCGCCTGGAGCTGATCTCCGTGCGGATCGACCCGAAGCTCGCCGCCGGGGGTGACGTGGAGCTCATGGAAGACCTCGTGACCGCGGCCGTCAACCAGGCGATGGGCCGGGCCCGGGAGGAGGCCGCCCGGGCGATGACCGGGGGGATGGGGCTGGACATGCCGGGCCTCGATTCCCTGTTCCCCGGGGGAGGCCGCCCGTGA
- the dnaX gene encoding DNA polymerase III subunit gamma/tau: protein MARTDSSEPIETGLPTPTAGAKPPRGSVEAYTVVARRYRPQRFEDVVGQDHVVRALRNAIRMDRVAQAYVFSGTRGVGKTSMARIFSKALNCERGGPTETPCNECDTCRKIASGEDLDVIEIDGASNNGVEAVRELRQGAGLRPARSRYKIYYIDEVHMLSTSAFNALLKTLEEPPSHVKFVFATTEPNKIPITVLSRCQRFDFAGIGPDRIVDQLVTICEREGVEADREGLHVVARRASGSMRDAQSLLEQLLSAGGGRLTADRVHELLGIAGDDRVLDLLDAMADRDAAEALRILDRAVDDGVQPTDVLNSAIEFVRDVMVLAAGADIPALAALPGQVERLQGLAGRWSLDSVLAAQQILAETRGRLRGSPHTRLLVELAFCRVSRLEDLAELREVIARLSEAEAGAPSPGTDGVKKKPVEPIEPVIAARPPAPSTQLERPRPPVERNGVGVGEPHRSAPVDGPPAPGEHHSGSTLERIRSAWQRLGDRAEELKLPAQFRKLEPTVENGAGVVVVPVPSAYNYMADKCEAPELRSRIESHLSEALGHGVSIRFDREAASPSAGPPAAAGPGSTAHRAVLDDDLARQLVSRFEAQLRRVEAEAEPEAEPPAGGGPGAEADD from the coding sequence GTGGCCCGGACCGATTCGAGCGAGCCCATCGAGACGGGCCTCCCGACCCCGACCGCCGGGGCCAAGCCCCCCCGGGGGTCGGTCGAGGCCTACACGGTCGTCGCCCGACGCTACCGCCCCCAGCGGTTCGAGGACGTCGTCGGCCAGGACCACGTCGTCCGGGCGTTGCGGAACGCGATCCGGATGGACCGCGTGGCGCAGGCCTATGTGTTCAGCGGCACCCGGGGGGTCGGCAAGACCTCGATGGCCCGGATCTTCTCCAAGGCGCTGAACTGCGAACGCGGCGGGCCGACCGAGACGCCCTGCAACGAGTGCGACACCTGCCGGAAGATCGCCTCGGGGGAGGATCTCGACGTCATCGAGATCGACGGTGCCAGCAACAACGGCGTGGAGGCGGTCCGGGAGCTCCGCCAGGGGGCCGGGCTGCGACCGGCCCGGTCGCGGTACAAGATTTATTACATCGACGAAGTGCACATGCTCTCGACCAGCGCCTTCAACGCCCTGTTGAAGACGCTGGAGGAGCCGCCGAGCCACGTCAAGTTCGTCTTCGCCACGACCGAGCCGAACAAGATCCCGATCACGGTCCTCTCGCGCTGCCAGCGGTTCGACTTCGCCGGGATCGGTCCGGATCGGATCGTCGACCAGCTGGTGACCATCTGCGAGCGGGAGGGGGTGGAGGCCGACCGCGAGGGGCTGCACGTCGTCGCCCGACGGGCGTCCGGCTCGATGCGGGACGCGCAGTCTCTGCTCGAACAGCTGCTCTCGGCGGGGGGGGGTCGGCTGACGGCCGACCGAGTCCACGAGCTGCTCGGGATCGCCGGGGACGACCGGGTGCTCGACCTGCTCGACGCGATGGCCGACCGGGACGCGGCCGAGGCGCTCCGGATCCTGGACCGGGCGGTCGACGACGGCGTCCAGCCGACGGACGTGCTCAATTCGGCGATCGAGTTCGTCCGGGACGTGATGGTCCTGGCCGCCGGGGCCGACATCCCGGCCCTGGCCGCCCTCCCCGGGCAGGTGGAGCGATTGCAGGGCCTGGCCGGGCGCTGGTCGCTCGATTCGGTGCTCGCCGCGCAGCAAATCCTCGCCGAGACGAGGGGGAGGCTCCGGGGCAGCCCGCACACGAGACTGCTCGTCGAGCTGGCATTCTGCCGGGTTTCCCGGCTGGAGGACCTGGCCGAGCTTCGCGAGGTGATCGCCAGGCTCTCCGAGGCGGAGGCCGGGGCACCGTCCCCCGGGACGGACGGTGTAAAAAAAAAGCCCGTTGAGCCCATTGAGCCCGTGATCGCGGCACGCCCGCCCGCGCCTTCGACACAACTGGAGCGGCCACGCCCTCCGGTCGAGCGCAACGGGGTCGGCGTCGGCGAGCCCCACCGTTCGGCCCCGGTCGACGGCCCCCCCGCCCCGGGGGAGCACCACTCGGGGTCGACCCTGGAGCGGATCCGGTCGGCCTGGCAGCGCTTGGGGGACCGCGCCGAGGAGCTGAAGCTGCCGGCCCAGTTCCGGAAACTGGAGCCGACGGTCGAGAACGGGGCGGGGGTCGTGGTCGTCCCGGTGCCCTCGGCCTATAACTACATGGCCGACAAGTGCGAGGCGCCGGAATTACGGTCGAGGATCGAGTCGCATCTCTCCGAGGCGCTCGGGCACGGCGTCTCGATCCGGTTCGACCGCGAGGCCGCCTCCCCCTCCGCCGGCCCCCCGGCCGCCGCCGGGCCGGGCTCGACGGCCCATCGGGCCGTGCTCGACGACGACCTCGCCCGGCAGCTCGTCTCCCGGTTCGAGGCCCAGCTCCGCCGCGTCGAGGCCGAGGCCGAACCCGAGGCCGAGCCTCCCGCCGGGGGGGGCCCGGGGGCCGAGGCCGACGACTGA
- a CDS encoding DUF1559 domain-containing protein: MTSPTRSPRIRRAFTLIELLVVIAIIGVLIALLLPAVQSAREAARRAQCTNNLKQIGLGFMNFESANGHLPQGAHDGHPQAVTASGAPSPSGYNYDEQPPSYGGTTCCNAATPEGWNHFFHILPFMEQQQTYDLANFDLPPIWPTNTRPADYNNGENDVARVSIAIYNCPTRRPLERYGNDPVTATTRNDYAGCAGFYHGEYYECRTSVFIPPPPNGIEDPANYADERANLNHGNTGKRKGAIVWSGRGATRKLADFRDGTSNSILVSEKSLPLDRFGADGGDNERWNNAGWDEDNIRYHFVPIPDSQAPSFNGQCSTPPSPTTGGTLWRRMFGSSHPGGLNVLLGDGSVRFVKFTIDPSAFRRLAVIDDGEPMSADQY, encoded by the coding sequence GTGACCTCCCCGACCCGGTCCCCCCGAATCCGCCGGGCCTTCACGCTGATCGAGCTGCTGGTAGTAATCGCCATCATCGGCGTGCTCATCGCCCTGCTGCTGCCCGCGGTGCAGAGCGCCCGGGAGGCCGCCCGCCGGGCCCAGTGCACCAACAACCTCAAGCAGATCGGCCTGGGGTTCATGAACTTCGAGAGCGCCAACGGCCACCTGCCCCAGGGGGCGCACGACGGCCACCCGCAGGCCGTCACGGCGAGCGGCGCCCCGTCCCCCTCCGGCTACAACTACGACGAGCAGCCCCCCTCCTACGGCGGGACGACCTGCTGCAACGCCGCCACCCCGGAGGGCTGGAATCACTTCTTCCACATCCTGCCGTTCATGGAGCAGCAGCAGACCTACGACCTGGCCAATTTCGACCTCCCGCCCATCTGGCCGACCAACACCCGACCGGCCGACTACAACAACGGCGAGAACGACGTCGCCCGGGTCTCGATCGCCATCTACAACTGCCCGACCCGTCGCCCGCTGGAGCGCTACGGCAACGACCCCGTCACCGCGACCACCCGGAACGACTACGCCGGATGCGCGGGCTTCTACCACGGCGAGTATTACGAGTGCCGGACCAGCGTCTTCATCCCCCCCCCGCCCAACGGCATCGAGGACCCCGCCAACTACGCCGACGAGCGGGCCAACCTCAACCACGGCAACACGGGCAAGCGCAAGGGCGCGATCGTCTGGAGCGGCCGGGGCGCCACCCGCAAGCTGGCCGACTTCCGGGACGGGACCTCGAACTCGATCCTCGTCTCCGAGAAGAGCCTTCCCCTGGACCGGTTCGGCGCCGACGGCGGCGACAACGAGAGGTGGAACAACGCCGGCTGGGATGAAGACAACATCCGCTACCACTTCGTCCCCATCCCCGACTCGCAGGCCCCGTCCTTCAACGGCCAGTGCTCGACCCCGCCCTCGCCGACCACCGGCGGCACGCTCTGGCGGCGGATGTTCGGCAGCTCGCACCCCGGCGGCCTGAACGTCCTGCTCGGCGACGGCTCCGTCCGGTTCGTCAAGTTCACGATCGACCCGTCGGCCTTCCGCCGGCTGGCCGTGATCGACGACGGCGAGCCGATGAGCGCCGACCAGTACTGA
- the rpoN gene encoding RNA polymerase factor sigma-54: MRLDTSQQMRTDMRMRMAPRMIQSMEILQLPWLALQERIDQELIENPLLEDLRESVAPEGQAEEAPAEQEEKVDETEVFDDWDNWDTSGEMHRPSRAALVEESDRKHDAMQNMASRPPSLHDYLSEQLSFPDLPPQVRAVADYIISNLDENGYLTGLDIPDLVRMSAGSVTFEEAERALRLVQKLDPPGICARDLRECLLLQLTPETPCVEVLRVLISDHLDDIQQNRLPTIEKKAGLSLAEIKEGLDQLRRLNPKPGARFNPETAQYVVPDLIVEPDEHGEYQVRLVDEHTPQLSISRRYQRMLKDRNGDPDARAFIQKKIQSARWLIESIEQRRNTLLKVAKAIIAHQRDFLDKGPEAIQPLKMQQIADLVGVHVTTVSRAVDDKWVQTPRGIFALKRFFGGGTVSADGEEVAWDTIKQKLTEIISKEDKSKPLSDEEIVDELGRQGLTVARRTVTKYRKALRIPSSRHRKEF; this comes from the coding sequence ATGCGGCTCGACACCTCGCAACAAATGCGGACCGACATGCGGATGCGCATGGCGCCCCGCATGATCCAGTCGATGGAAATCCTGCAATTGCCCTGGCTGGCATTACAGGAGCGGATCGACCAGGAGCTGATCGAGAACCCGCTGCTCGAGGACCTCCGCGAGTCCGTCGCCCCTGAGGGGCAGGCCGAGGAGGCGCCCGCCGAGCAGGAGGAGAAGGTCGACGAGACCGAAGTCTTCGACGACTGGGACAACTGGGACACCTCCGGGGAGATGCACCGCCCCAGCCGCGCCGCCCTCGTCGAGGAATCGGATCGCAAGCATGACGCCATGCAAAACATGGCGTCCCGACCTCCCTCGCTGCACGACTATCTCAGCGAGCAGCTCTCCTTCCCGGACCTGCCGCCGCAGGTCCGGGCGGTGGCCGATTACATCATCTCCAACCTCGACGAGAACGGCTACCTGACGGGCCTGGATATCCCGGACCTGGTGCGGATGTCGGCCGGCTCGGTGACGTTCGAGGAGGCCGAGCGGGCGTTGCGGCTGGTTCAGAAGCTGGACCCGCCCGGCATCTGCGCCCGGGACCTCCGCGAGTGCCTGCTGCTGCAACTGACGCCGGAGACCCCCTGCGTCGAGGTCCTCCGGGTGCTCATCAGCGACCACCTCGACGACATCCAGCAGAACCGCCTGCCGACGATCGAGAAGAAGGCCGGCCTCTCCCTGGCCGAGATCAAGGAGGGGCTCGACCAGCTCCGCAGGCTCAATCCCAAGCCCGGCGCCCGGTTCAACCCCGAGACCGCCCAGTACGTCGTCCCCGACCTGATCGTCGAGCCCGACGAGCACGGGGAGTACCAGGTCCGCCTGGTCGACGAGCACACCCCCCAGCTGAGCATCTCCCGACGCTACCAGCGGATGCTCAAGGACCGCAACGGCGACCCCGACGCCCGGGCCTTCATCCAGAAGAAGATCCAGTCGGCCCGCTGGCTGATCGAGTCGATCGAGCAGCGCCGGAACACCCTGCTGAAGGTGGCCAAGGCGATCATCGCCCACCAGCGCGACTTCCTCGACAAGGGGCCCGAGGCGATCCAGCCCCTGAAGATGCAGCAGATCGCCGACCTCGTCGGCGTCCACGTCACCACCGTCAGCCGGGCGGTCGACGACAAATGGGTCCAGACCCCCCGGGGCATCTTCGCCCTGAAACGCTTCTTCGGCGGCGGCACCGTGAGCGCCGACGGCGAGGAAGTGGCCTGGGACACCATCAAGCAAAAACTGACCGAGATCATCAGCAAGGAAGACAAGAGCAAGCCGCTCTCCGACGAGGAAATCGTCGACGAACTCGGGCGGCAAGGGCTCACCGTCGCCCGGAGGACCGTGACCAAATACCGCAAGGCCCTCCGGATCCCCTCCAGTCGGCACCGGAAGGAATTCTGA
- a CDS encoding DUF1559 domain-containing protein, whose translation MTRRMSRGFTLIELLVVIAIIGVLIALLLPAVQSAREAARRAQCSNNLKQIGLALHNYHSSHNTFPIGSVIASSRYSITDPQYSIWTSWSAHALLSPFLEQTNVGNATNFDFGPLVQVNDDTFEPTGPNLPTVVNMLVSSFVCPSDPNVGTQNINNYAASYGATTTNLYSWSDSPPSGSFAPNHQNPTGSSGLFTFGMSYGIAAARDGTSNTIAFAEQLVGDGGSYIQGSGSPQRYRGNMMIGASGQPDGSAQLNAFTNPVAVIAAVQACRQQFQDPGRTTGINDYRGYRWAMGLVGFTMFNTVQTPNDVFNGCRFDDRTNVLPDHSIIAGASSAHPGGVNVMLGDGSVRFIKDTIQQRTWWALGTRNGGEVVSADQY comes from the coding sequence ATGACGCGACGGATGTCCCGAGGCTTCACGCTGATCGAGCTGCTGGTAGTAATCGCCATCATCGGCGTGCTGATCGCGCTGCTGCTGCCCGCGGTGCAGAGCGCCCGGGAGGCGGCGAGGCGGGCCCAGTGCAGCAACAACCTCAAGCAGATCGGCCTGGCCCTGCACAACTATCACTCCTCCCACAACACCTTCCCGATCGGATCGGTCATCGCCTCGTCGCGATACAGCATCACCGACCCGCAATACTCCATCTGGACCTCCTGGAGCGCCCACGCCCTGCTGTCGCCGTTCCTGGAGCAGACCAACGTCGGCAACGCGACCAACTTCGACTTCGGCCCGCTCGTCCAGGTCAACGACGACACCTTCGAGCCCACCGGCCCGAACCTGCCGACGGTCGTCAACATGCTCGTCTCCTCGTTCGTCTGCCCCTCGGACCCCAACGTCGGCACCCAGAACATCAACAACTACGCCGCCAGCTACGGGGCCACCACCACCAACCTCTACTCCTGGTCCGACAGCCCGCCCTCGGGCAGCTTCGCCCCCAATCACCAGAACCCGACCGGCTCCTCCGGCCTGTTCACCTTCGGCATGTCCTACGGAATCGCCGCCGCCCGGGACGGCACCAGCAACACCATCGCCTTCGCCGAGCAGCTCGTCGGCGACGGCGGCTCCTACATCCAGGGCTCCGGCTCGCCGCAGCGCTACCGGGGCAACATGATGATCGGCGCCTCGGGCCAGCCCGACGGCTCCGCCCAGCTCAACGCCTTCACCAACCCCGTCGCCGTGATCGCGGCCGTCCAGGCCTGCCGCCAGCAGTTCCAGGACCCGGGCCGGACCACCGGCATCAACGATTATCGCGGCTATCGCTGGGCCATGGGGCTGGTCGGCTTCACCATGTTCAACACCGTCCAGACCCCCAACGACGTCTTCAACGGCTGCCGGTTCGACGACCGCACCAACGTCCTGCCCGACCACAGCATCATCGCCGGCGCCAGCAGCGCCCACCCCGGGGGCGTCAACGTCATGCTCGGCGACGGCTCCGTCCGCTTCATCAAGGACACGATCCAGCAGCGCACCTGGTGGGCCCTGGGCACCCGCAACGGTGGCGAGGTCGTCAGCGCCGACCAGTACTGA